In one Gemmatimonadaceae bacterium genomic region, the following are encoded:
- the recO gene encoding DNA repair protein RecO has protein sequence MLLTTEAIVLHCFDYSETSVIVRLLTRDAGVQSAMARGARRAKSRFGTALDLFAQGAAQIHLKQGRELQTLGAFEIVNARAEIGNDLGRFASASALVELVLRFGAADETNEEMFDALADALDQVAASDAARAGEAGLAGAWRLVSQLGFAPSLDACALCHDELGQDAPAPFSHAAGGVLCVRCAGRHPGSRALPPNARAAIGAWCDTGSSASAPLVPRELRAHQRLLREFLHHHVADGRALNAFDVWELGAWSTA, from the coding sequence ATGCTCCTTACGACGGAGGCAATCGTCCTCCACTGCTTCGACTACTCCGAAACCTCCGTCATCGTCCGCCTGTTGACGCGCGACGCCGGCGTGCAGTCCGCCATGGCCCGGGGCGCCCGGCGCGCCAAGAGCCGCTTCGGCACCGCCCTCGACCTCTTCGCGCAGGGCGCGGCGCAGATCCACCTGAAGCAGGGCAGGGAGCTCCAGACCCTTGGCGCGTTCGAAATCGTGAACGCACGCGCCGAAATCGGCAATGACCTCGGACGATTTGCCAGCGCCTCGGCGCTCGTCGAGCTCGTGCTGCGGTTCGGCGCGGCCGATGAGACCAACGAAGAGATGTTCGACGCGCTCGCCGACGCGCTCGATCAGGTCGCCGCGTCGGACGCTGCCCGTGCGGGCGAGGCCGGTCTGGCCGGCGCGTGGCGGCTCGTGTCCCAGCTCGGCTTCGCGCCGTCGCTCGACGCGTGCGCGCTCTGCCACGACGAGTTAGGCCAGGACGCGCCGGCGCCGTTCAGCCACGCCGCCGGCGGCGTGTTGTGCGTGCGCTGCGCCGGGCGCCACCCCGGTTCGCGCGCGCTGCCGCCTAACGCACGGGCGGCCATCGGCGCATGGTGCGACACCGGCAGCAGCGCGTCAGCGCCGCTCGTGCCGCGCGAGCTGCGCGCGCACCAGCGCCTGCTGCGCGAATTCCTGCACCACCACGTCGCCGACGGACGCGCCCTCAACGCTTTCGACGTGTGGGAGCTCGGCGCCTGGAGCACGGCGTGA